In one Ornithorhynchus anatinus isolate Pmale09 chromosome 19, mOrnAna1.pri.v4, whole genome shotgun sequence genomic region, the following are encoded:
- the LOC100080974 gene encoding mitochondrial amidoxime-reducing component 1: protein MGWSVPSGLVPWAGPRARLVLAALGAVAGAVMVMWASGLGGRGRRGRRGRRGRRQVGAVAQLWIYPIKSCKGVSVPEAQCTELGLRSGPLRDRFWMVVKEDGHMVTARQEPRLVLISLTCDSDSLTLSAAYTQDLVLPTKVPATNPVLSCRVHGMEIEGRDCGDAAAQWISSFLKTEPCRLVQYEPHMRPRNSNQMKHGFSPTDQIAYPDASPYMLLSEASLADLNSRLEKKVKTSNFRPNIVVSGCKVFEEDSWSELLIGDVELKRVMACGRCVFTTIDPDSGAINRKEPLETLKSYRLCDPSDQKLYGKSPLFGQYFVLENPGTIKVGDPIYLLGQ from the exons ATGGGCTGGTCGGTCCCGTCCGGGCTGGTCCCCTGGGCTGGGCCCCGCGCCCGGCTGGTCCTGGCGGCgctgggggcggtggcgggggcggTGATGGTGATGTGGGCGTCGGGGCTGGGCGGCCGGGGTCGCCGGGGTCGCCGGGGTCGCCGGGGTCGCCGGCAGGTGGGCGCGGTGGCGCAGCTGTGGATCTACCCCATCAAGTCCTGCAAGGGGGTGTCGGTGCCCGAGGCCCAGTGCACCGAGCTGGGGCTCCGCAGCGGCCCCCTCCGGGACAG GTTTTGGATGGTGGTTAAGGAGGATGGACACATGGTCACTGCCCGGCAGGAGCCTCGCCTGGTGCTGATCTCCCTGACCTGTGACAGTGATTCTCTGACGCTGAGTGCTGCATACACGCAGGATCTGGTCCTGCCCACCAAGGTGCCGGCCACAAACCCAGTGCTCAGCTGCAG AGTGCACGGCATGGaaatcgagggcagggactgtggagaCGCGGCTGCCCAGTGGATCAGCAGTTTCCTGAAGACGGAGCCCTGTCGCCTGGTCCAGTACGAACCACACATGCGTCCAAGGAACTCAAACCAAATGAAACACGGCTTCAGCCCGACTGATCAG ATTGCTTACCCCGACGCCAGCCCTTATATGCTCCTCTCGGAGGCGTCCCTGGCGGATCTCAACTCCAGGCTGGAGAAGAAAGTCAAAACGAGCAACTTTAGGCCCAACATCGTTGTTTCGGgatgtaaggtctttgaggag GATTCTTGGAGCGAACTTCTCATCGGGGATGTGGAATTGAAAAGGGTCATGGCTTGTGGAAG GTGTGTCTTTACCACGATAGATCCTGACTCTGGAGCCATAAACAGGAAGGAGCCGCTGGAAACGCTTAAGAG TTACCGTTTGTGTGACCCGTCTGACCAGAAACTATATGGAAAATCACCTCTCTTCGGGCAGTATTTTGTGCTGGAAAATCCAGGGACCATTAAAGTTGGAGaccccatttacctgctgggccAGTAA